A window of Thermus tengchongensis contains these coding sequences:
- a CDS encoding aldehyde ferredoxin oxidoreductase C-terminal domain-containing protein: MWRSLKLDLSARKAYWQEVAPEEVAFGGRYRTGQLLLEQEAWRFDPLSPENPLVFAIGPLAGTGFSNANRTSVGTRSPLTLGIKEANGGGTFGYALGQMKLAHLVLQGASPDWVVLRITREGQVFFDPAEDLLGLGNFEAARRLFAAYGRKIAFALLGPVGEYLGLLSGIAFSDTDGRPSRLAARGGVGAVMGAKRVKAIVLEVPGKAEVWDKPKVAESVRRYAGLLREDPLVMQFYNAIGTMGMADFQNAFGGLPVRNFREGRLAPPEAFRMGGQYIAPLNRARGGKHTHACMPGCVIQCSNVIVDEKGEEVVSPLEYETIGLLGTNCGLTDPDALARLNRLANDLGIDTIETGATLALLMEKGEGPWGDYAFMEARLKALYTTSEEARFLAQGTARVGEALGLKRVPVIKRQAISAYDPRVVEATGITMMTTAQGADHTAGNAPRLETRAMPVEEILEASYQAQVNAAANDSLGLCVFGGSVTNKQVAFITESVNAALGTALTPAFWRELGEGVLRLEHRFNHLAGFSHEDDRLPAFFYEEPVPPKGYTARFRPEDLAPLYERLHQGS; encoded by the coding sequence GTGTGGCGGTCTTTGAAGCTTGACCTTTCGGCGCGTAAGGCGTACTGGCAAGAGGTGGCCCCGGAGGAGGTGGCCTTTGGCGGGCGGTACCGCACGGGCCAGCTCCTCCTGGAACAGGAGGCCTGGCGCTTTGACCCCCTTTCCCCGGAAAACCCCTTGGTCTTCGCCATCGGTCCTTTGGCGGGCACGGGCTTTTCCAACGCCAACCGCACCAGCGTGGGCACCCGTAGCCCCCTCACCCTGGGCATCAAGGAGGCCAATGGCGGGGGCACCTTCGGCTACGCCTTGGGGCAGATGAAGCTCGCCCACCTGGTCCTTCAGGGGGCAAGCCCCGACTGGGTGGTCCTCCGCATCACCCGGGAGGGCCAGGTCTTCTTTGACCCGGCGGAGGACCTCCTCGGCTTAGGGAACTTTGAGGCCGCGCGGAGGCTTTTCGCCGCCTACGGCCGGAAGATCGCCTTCGCCCTCCTGGGCCCCGTGGGGGAGTACTTGGGCCTTCTTTCCGGCATCGCCTTCTCGGACACGGACGGCCGCCCTTCCCGTCTGGCCGCCCGGGGGGGCGTGGGGGCGGTGATGGGGGCTAAGCGGGTGAAGGCCATCGTGCTGGAGGTCCCGGGGAAGGCGGAGGTCTGGGACAAGCCCAAGGTGGCAGAGAGCGTCCGCCGCTACGCGGGGCTCCTACGGGAAGACCCCCTGGTCATGCAGTTCTACAACGCCATCGGCACCATGGGCATGGCCGACTTCCAAAACGCCTTCGGCGGCCTTCCCGTCCGCAACTTCCGCGAGGGGAGGCTGGCCCCGCCCGAGGCCTTCCGCATGGGCGGGCAGTACATCGCCCCTTTGAACCGGGCGCGGGGCGGCAAGCACACCCACGCCTGCATGCCGGGGTGCGTGATCCAGTGCTCCAACGTAATCGTGGACGAGAAGGGGGAGGAGGTGGTCTCCCCCTTGGAGTACGAGACCATCGGCCTTCTGGGCACCAACTGCGGCCTCACCGACCCGGATGCCCTCGCCCGCTTGAACCGCCTGGCCAACGACCTGGGCATCGACACCATCGAAACCGGGGCCACCTTGGCCCTCCTCATGGAGAAGGGGGAGGGGCCTTGGGGGGACTACGCCTTCATGGAGGCCAGGCTTAAGGCCCTTTACACCACAAGCGAGGAGGCCCGCTTCCTGGCCCAGGGCACGGCCCGGGTGGGGGAGGCTTTGGGCCTGAAGCGGGTTCCCGTGATCAAGCGCCAGGCCATCTCCGCCTACGATCCCCGGGTGGTGGAGGCCACGGGCATCACCATGATGACCACCGCCCAGGGGGCGGACCACACCGCGGGAAACGCTCCCAGGTTGGAAACCCGGGCCATGCCCGTGGAGGAGATCCTCGAGGCCAGTTACCAAGCCCAGGTGAACGCCGCCGCCAACGACAGCCTGGGGCTATGCGTCTTCGGGGGAAGCGTCACCAACAAGCAGGTGGCGTTCATCACGGAAAGCGTGAACGCCGCCTTGGGCACCGCCCTCACCCCGGCCTTTTGGCGGGAGCTGGGGGAGGGGGTGCTTCGCCTGGAGCACCGCTTCAACCACCTGGCGGGCTTCAGCCACGAGGACGACCGCCTCCCCGCCTTCTTCTACGAGGAGCCCGTGCCCCCCAAGGGCTACACCGCCCGCTTCCGCCCCGAGGACCTGGCGCCCCTTTACGAGAGGCTCCACCAGGGGTCGTAA
- a CDS encoding aminotransferase class III-fold pyridoxal phosphate-dependent enzyme, giving the protein MDLKALHKKHVLTPWVAQAGLNPPLLVRGEGVWLYDEEGHRYLDFSAGLVAVNLGHAHPRLVGAIAEQAARLAYAAPSLFHDGRALLAKALSDLAPWEEGARVFFTPSGTEANEDAVKFVRQLTGRFKVLAAYRSFHGATHASASLTGENRRWPAEPGTAPGVVHFFAPYPYRSPFFTEDPQEETRRALEHLERVLLHEDPSRVAAIFLEPVVGSNGVIVYPEGYLEGVRALCDRHGILLVFDEVMTGFGRVGAAFAAERFRVVPDLITFAKGVTSAYVPLGGVLVREGLARHFDQVPLPTGHTYAGHPLAVAAGLAALQAYREEGIFERVRALEGFFREALEGLAREHPLVGEVRGLGAFYALELVRDRESREPLSPWHAPFSPPMQALLKELLREGVYVLAKHNVLIVAPPLTIREEEFLEGVERLARALRRVEVEALG; this is encoded by the coding sequence ATGGACCTGAAAGCCCTGCACAAGAAGCACGTCCTCACCCCCTGGGTAGCGCAGGCTGGCCTCAACCCTCCCCTTCTGGTGCGCGGAGAAGGGGTCTGGCTCTACGACGAGGAGGGGCACCGCTACCTGGACTTCTCCGCGGGGCTGGTGGCGGTGAACCTGGGCCACGCCCACCCCAGGCTGGTGGGGGCCATCGCCGAGCAGGCGGCGAGGCTGGCCTACGCTGCCCCCAGCCTCTTCCACGACGGGCGGGCCCTCCTGGCCAAGGCCCTTTCCGACCTCGCCCCCTGGGAGGAGGGCGCCCGGGTCTTCTTCACCCCTTCGGGCACGGAAGCCAACGAGGACGCGGTGAAGTTCGTCCGCCAGCTCACTGGGCGCTTCAAGGTGCTGGCCGCCTACCGCTCCTTCCACGGGGCCACCCACGCCTCGGCCAGCCTCACCGGGGAGAACCGCCGTTGGCCCGCAGAGCCAGGCACGGCCCCGGGGGTGGTGCACTTCTTCGCTCCTTACCCCTACCGGAGCCCCTTCTTCACCGAGGATCCCCAGGAGGAAACCCGCCGGGCCCTGGAGCATCTGGAAAGGGTTCTCCTCCACGAGGACCCGAGCCGAGTAGCGGCCATTTTCCTGGAGCCGGTGGTGGGTTCCAACGGGGTCATCGTCTACCCGGAAGGGTACCTGGAAGGGGTGCGGGCCCTTTGCGACCGGCACGGCATCCTCCTGGTCTTTGACGAGGTGATGACGGGCTTCGGCCGTGTGGGGGCGGCCTTCGCCGCGGAGCGCTTCCGCGTGGTGCCCGACCTCATCACCTTCGCCAAGGGGGTCACCTCCGCCTACGTGCCCCTGGGTGGGGTCTTGGTGCGGGAGGGCCTGGCCCGCCACTTTGACCAGGTGCCCCTCCCCACGGGACACACCTACGCCGGGCACCCCCTGGCGGTGGCGGCGGGGCTGGCCGCCCTTCAGGCCTACCGGGAAGAGGGGATCTTCGAGCGGGTCCGCGCCTTGGAAGGGTTTTTCCGAGAAGCCCTGGAGGGCTTGGCGCGGGAGCACCCCTTGGTGGGGGAGGTGCGGGGCCTGGGGGCCTTCTACGCCCTGGAGCTCGTCAGGGACCGGGAGAGCCGGGAACCCCTTTCCCCCTGGCACGCGCCCTTTAGCCCCCCCATGCAGGCCCTCCTCAAGGAGCTTCTGCGGGAAGGGGTCTATGTGTTGGCCAAGCACAACGTCCTCATCGTGGCCCCGCCCCTCACCATCCGCGAGGAGGAGTTTTTGGAGGGGGTGGAGCGCCTCGCCCGCGCCCTAAGGCGGGTGGAGGTGGAGGCCTTGGGCTAA
- a CDS encoding ABC-ATPase domain-containing protein has protein sequence MRRLAELFPFLASLEGRPYPFYRDLKGVWRGEELDLRFVYVQGDPFATPSVLEVRYPPQALGPLRVYTRPEGKVAVEDFLLRALKARLRGLRAGGSGHSGEVRVEVESPKVLKRAGAHLLVPGPEGRPQGEGGLFLRFRVGLPAAGRRILGKEAERLFRTLVDHLRGLLPELDRAALLRHVRQVEDFAFLQERLTERGLVAFVGDGAILPRESGVSQRPLKGAVPFQSPSALRVAFRVPHAGEVFGMGIPQGLTLITGGGFHGKTTLLEALVHGVYPHVPGDGREWVVTHALAQRVQSEDGRSVKGVDLRPFVHDLPLGQDTSFFSTEDASGSTSLAAAILEALELGARVLLLDEDTSATNLLVRDARMQALVRRETLTPLLDRVQDFKARGVSLVLVVGGVGDYLDLADTVLLLEEYRPREVTLEAKAIAQAHPTGRAFGEPRYPLAVASRAPLPESFDPRRGRKTRVKGRGLRELVYGEEVVDLSALDLFENAQVRALGAWFQRLWRLADGRLPLRTLVETALEGVEDLFALEEAPEVAEVRPLELGAAVNRLRALEVLRVGD, from the coding sequence GTGCGGCGGCTTGCGGAGCTCTTCCCCTTCCTGGCCTCCTTAGAGGGGAGGCCTTACCCCTTTTACAGGGACCTTAAGGGCGTGTGGCGCGGGGAGGAGTTGGACCTGCGCTTCGTGTACGTCCAAGGGGATCCTTTTGCTACCCCCAGCGTCCTCGAGGTCCGCTACCCTCCCCAGGCCTTGGGGCCCCTTCGGGTCTACACCCGGCCTGAGGGAAAGGTGGCGGTGGAGGACTTTCTCCTGCGCGCCCTCAAGGCCCGCCTCCGCGGCCTGCGCGCCGGGGGTAGCGGCCACTCGGGAGAGGTGCGGGTGGAGGTGGAAAGCCCCAAGGTGCTGAAGCGCGCCGGGGCTCACCTCCTCGTCCCGGGTCCGGAGGGCCGGCCCCAGGGGGAGGGCGGGCTTTTCCTTCGCTTCCGGGTGGGCCTGCCCGCTGCCGGGCGGCGCATCCTGGGCAAGGAGGCGGAGAGGCTTTTCCGCACCTTGGTGGACCATCTCCGCGGGCTTCTTCCGGAGCTGGACCGGGCGGCGCTCCTTCGCCACGTGCGCCAGGTGGAGGACTTCGCCTTCCTCCAGGAGCGCCTTACCGAGCGGGGCCTGGTGGCGTTCGTGGGGGATGGGGCTATCCTCCCTCGGGAAAGCGGGGTGAGCCAGAGGCCCCTCAAGGGGGCCGTCCCCTTCCAAAGCCCTTCCGCCTTGCGGGTGGCCTTCCGGGTGCCCCACGCGGGGGAGGTCTTCGGCATGGGTATCCCCCAGGGCCTCACCCTGATCACCGGCGGAGGCTTCCATGGGAAAACCACCCTCCTCGAGGCCCTGGTCCACGGGGTCTATCCCCACGTGCCCGGGGACGGGCGGGAGTGGGTGGTAACCCATGCCCTGGCCCAAAGGGTCCAGTCGGAGGATGGCCGAAGCGTGAAGGGCGTGGACCTAAGGCCCTTCGTGCACGATCTGCCCCTGGGCCAGGACACCTCTTTCTTCTCCACGGAGGATGCCTCCGGCTCCACCAGCCTGGCGGCGGCCATCCTGGAGGCCTTGGAGCTGGGTGCGCGGGTGCTTCTCTTGGACGAGGACACCTCCGCCACCAACCTCCTGGTGCGGGATGCCCGCATGCAGGCCCTGGTGCGCCGGGAAACCCTCACCCCCCTTCTGGACCGGGTTCAGGACTTTAAGGCCAGGGGGGTGAGCCTGGTCCTGGTGGTGGGTGGGGTGGGGGACTACCTGGACCTGGCGGACACGGTCTTGCTTCTGGAGGAGTACCGGCCGAGGGAGGTCACCTTGGAGGCCAAGGCCATTGCCCAAGCCCATCCCACGGGGCGGGCTTTTGGCGAGCCTCGGTATCCCCTTGCCGTGGCTTCCCGGGCCCCCCTGCCCGAGAGCTTTGATCCCAGGCGGGGCCGGAAGACCCGGGTGAAGGGCCGGGGGCTCAGGGAGCTGGTCTACGGCGAGGAGGTGGTGGACCTGTCCGCCTTGGACCTGTTTGAAAACGCCCAGGTGCGGGCCCTGGGGGCTTGGTTCCAGAGGCTTTGGCGGCTGGCGGATGGTCGGCTCCCCTTAAGGACCCTGGTGGAAACCGCCTTGGAGGGTGTGGAGGACCTTTTTGCCCTCGAGGAGGCCCCTGAGGTGGCGGAGGTGCGCCCTCTGGAGCTGGGGGCGGCGGTGAACCGGCTCAGGGCCCTAGAGGTTTTGCGGGTGGGGGACTGA
- the pxpB gene encoding 5-oxoprolinase subunit PxpB — protein MEGFYLVFGEGLSEEANRWAQALARALLKAPPQGLLEAVPAYGTLYLEYDPRRLSRRRLLRLLRLPEEEGLEERVVEVPLRYDGEDLPEVAARTGLALEEVKRRHQAPLYRVYALGFTPGFPFMAPVDEALRLPRRAHPRPRVPAHAVAMAGPQTGIYPLPSPGGWHLLGTALVAVYDPHREEPFLLRPGDRVRFREAEGPTPPEPEPLELLPQDPRLPAFRVEEPGLLDLVVDGGRFRVGHLGLARSGPLDPRSAGLANRLVGNPPGAPLLEVAYRGPVLTALRDLVVGLAGYGLVALLDGEEIGPGQSFLWPKGKTLSFRPRGRGVRVYLAVAGGLEVQSFLGSASPDLRGRVGRALRAGDVLGLGEDRPARPGMAFPQLSLPLPLSLRLLPGPQFTEEAWRAFLSGAFRVVRADRMGVELLGPEVPGGEGLSEATPLGGVQVPPSGRPLVLLADKGSLGGYAKPVRVHPEDLWLLGQVWPGAELKFTSGFNREQKHKMPIRLPWERVNPQRLR, from the coding sequence GTGGAGGGGTTTTACCTGGTCTTCGGGGAGGGGCTTTCCGAGGAGGCCAACCGCTGGGCGCAGGCCCTGGCCCGGGCCCTGCTGAAGGCCCCGCCCCAAGGCCTTCTGGAGGCCGTGCCCGCTTACGGCACCCTCTACCTGGAGTACGACCCCCGGCGCCTCTCCCGGAGGCGTCTTCTCCGGCTCCTTCGCCTTCCGGAGGAGGAAGGGCTTGAGGAGCGGGTGGTGGAGGTTCCCCTCCGCTACGATGGGGAAGACCTCCCAGAGGTGGCGGCCCGCACCGGCCTCGCCCTCGAGGAGGTGAAGCGCCGCCACCAAGCCCCCCTCTACCGGGTCTACGCCCTGGGCTTCACCCCAGGGTTTCCCTTCATGGCCCCGGTGGACGAGGCCCTGCGCCTGCCCCGCAGGGCGCACCCCAGGCCCCGGGTGCCCGCCCATGCCGTGGCCATGGCGGGGCCGCAGACGGGCATCTACCCCCTGCCTTCCCCCGGGGGCTGGCACCTTTTGGGCACCGCTTTGGTAGCCGTGTATGACCCCCACCGGGAGGAGCCCTTCCTTCTCCGCCCGGGGGACCGGGTGCGTTTCCGGGAAGCGGAGGGCCCCACGCCTCCCGAGCCCGAGCCCCTGGAGCTTTTGCCGCAAGACCCCAGGCTTCCCGCCTTCCGGGTGGAGGAACCCGGCCTTCTGGACCTGGTGGTGGACGGGGGACGGTTTCGGGTGGGGCACCTGGGCCTGGCCCGCTCCGGCCCCCTGGACCCCCGGTCGGCGGGGCTGGCGAACCGCCTGGTGGGTAACCCCCCGGGCGCGCCCCTTTTGGAGGTGGCCTACCGGGGTCCGGTCCTCACCGCCCTTAGGGATTTGGTGGTGGGCTTGGCGGGATACGGCCTTGTGGCCCTTCTGGATGGGGAGGAGATCGGGCCAGGCCAGAGCTTTCTTTGGCCAAAGGGCAAGACCCTTTCCTTCCGGCCTCGAGGCCGGGGGGTGAGGGTTTACCTGGCGGTGGCGGGGGGCCTCGAGGTCCAAAGCTTTTTGGGCTCCGCTTCCCCAGACCTCCGGGGCCGGGTGGGCCGGGCCCTCAGGGCTGGGGACGTGTTGGGCTTGGGGGAGGACCGGCCTGCGCGTCCGGGCATGGCCTTTCCCCAGCTTTCCCTGCCGCTACCCTTGAGCTTGCGCCTCCTCCCCGGGCCCCAGTTCACCGAGGAGGCCTGGAGGGCGTTCCTCTCCGGGGCCTTCCGCGTGGTGCGGGCGGACCGCATGGGGGTGGAGCTCCTGGGCCCGGAGGTGCCGGGAGGGGAGGGGCTTTCCGAGGCCACTCCTTTGGGTGGGGTGCAGGTTCCCCCTTCCGGCAGGCCCCTGGTGCTCCTGGCGGACAAGGGGAGCCTCGGGGGGTACGCCAAGCCGGTGAGGGTACATCCAGAGGACCTTTGGCTGCTAGGGCAGGTGTGGCCGGGTGCAGAGCTGAAGTTCACAAGCGGGTTTAATCGTGAACAGAAGCACAAAATGCCCATCCGGTTGCCCTGGGAGAGAGTAAACCCCCAACGCCTCCGCTAG
- a CDS encoding acyl-CoA dehydrogenase family protein gives MKERFYSQGENHYALDPDLKAILDTFAPGLPQEELSAFGRLVGEEVLEVAHHVDQDAPPRLQMHDLDGNRIDRALLSPAQAALLEKLRPMIRPAYEGRGWPLHYALGYLLADGGLYCILTITHQVAYALHKYAPEHEAVKRELLYGPAFGATWMTEIQGGSDLGANRTLARKEGGAWRLYGGDKYFASGAGLADYAIVTARPEGAPEGPKGLALFLLPREVEGRLNFTVRRFKEKLATRAVPSGEVELEGSLAHLIGKAEEGIYYTLENLTVSRLANAAAAMGIAKKAHLEVLFRVRRRTAFGKRLLDHDLVQHDLLTMRLRQVGGTALAFLAIQAFDRAWEERPPYSEAYHLARLLSHLAKGRTAEHASAITQLAMELFGGLGFLEEYGVARWHREALITPIWEGPANIQALDMAEAIAKKRAHEPFLELLKASPEALAHAEKALRRLAEEGPWYAKEALRNLADAAAVHALEQVGEDPFPELARLYARAFLEGEALPPSARRPELYDPWWSLS, from the coding sequence ATGAAGGAACGCTTCTACAGCCAAGGCGAGAACCACTACGCCCTAGACCCCGACCTGAAAGCGATCCTGGACACCTTCGCTCCCGGCCTTCCCCAGGAGGAGCTTTCCGCCTTCGGGAGGCTGGTGGGGGAGGAGGTCTTGGAGGTGGCCCACCACGTGGACCAAGACGCCCCGCCCCGCCTGCAGATGCACGACCTGGACGGCAACCGCATCGACCGGGCCCTCCTCTCCCCCGCCCAGGCCGCCCTTCTGGAAAAGCTCCGCCCCATGATCCGTCCCGCCTACGAGGGCCGGGGCTGGCCCCTTCATTACGCCCTGGGCTACCTCCTGGCGGACGGAGGGCTTTACTGCATCCTTACCATCACCCACCAGGTGGCCTACGCCCTCCACAAGTACGCCCCGGAGCACGAGGCGGTGAAGCGGGAGCTCCTTTACGGCCCGGCCTTCGGGGCCACCTGGATGACGGAGATCCAGGGGGGAAGCGACCTGGGGGCCAACCGCACCCTGGCCCGGAAGGAAGGTGGGGCCTGGCGGCTCTACGGGGGGGACAAGTACTTCGCCTCGGGAGCGGGCCTGGCGGACTACGCCATCGTCACCGCCAGGCCGGAAGGGGCTCCCGAAGGGCCCAAGGGCCTGGCCCTCTTCCTCCTGCCCCGGGAGGTGGAAGGGCGGCTCAACTTCACCGTGCGCCGCTTCAAGGAGAAGCTGGCCACCCGGGCGGTGCCCTCGGGGGAGGTGGAGCTGGAAGGGAGCCTGGCTCATCTCATCGGCAAGGCTGAGGAGGGCATCTACTACACCTTGGAGAACCTCACGGTGAGCCGGCTGGCCAACGCGGCCGCCGCCATGGGCATCGCCAAGAAGGCTCACCTCGAGGTCCTCTTCCGGGTGAGGCGGCGGACTGCCTTCGGCAAGAGGCTCCTGGACCACGACCTGGTCCAGCACGACCTCCTCACCATGCGCCTACGGCAGGTGGGGGGCACGGCCTTGGCCTTCCTGGCCATCCAAGCCTTTGACCGGGCCTGGGAGGAGCGGCCACCCTACAGCGAGGCCTACCACCTGGCCAGGCTCCTTTCCCACCTGGCCAAGGGGCGCACCGCCGAGCACGCCAGCGCCATCACCCAGCTGGCCATGGAGCTCTTTGGGGGCCTGGGCTTTTTGGAGGAGTACGGGGTGGCCCGCTGGCACCGGGAGGCCCTCATCACCCCCATCTGGGAGGGCCCCGCCAACATCCAGGCCCTGGACATGGCGGAGGCCATCGCCAAGAAGCGGGCCCACGAGCCCTTCCTGGAGCTCCTCAAAGCAAGCCCAGAGGCCCTGGCCCACGCGGAGAAGGCCCTAAGGCGCCTGGCGGAGGAAGGCCCCTGGTACGCCAAGGAGGCCCTGCGGAACCTGGCGGACGCCGCCGCGGTCCACGCCCTGGAGCAGGTGGGCGAGGACCCCTTCCCCGAACTGGCCCGGCTCTACGCCCGGGCCTTCCTGGAAGGGGAAGCCCTGCCCCCCTCCGCCCGGCGGCCCGAGCTTTACGACCCCTGGTGGAGCCTCTCGTAA
- a CDS encoding thiolase family protein — protein sequence MPEAWIVQALRTPIGKHGGALASVRPDDLLAHVLSALMERSGVPKEEVEDVYAGCANQAGEDNRNVARMALLLAGFPVEVAGCTVNRLCGSGLEAVAQAARAIWAGEGQVYIGSGVESMSRAPFVVPKAERPFPTGNQVMYDTTLGWRLVNPRMQALYGTESMGETAENLAEMYRIPREEQDRFAFLSHQKALRAWDEGRFQEEVVPVPVKRGKEEALVAVDEGPRRDTSLERLAQLRPVFREGGTVTAGNSSPLNDGAAAVLLVSDGYAKAHGLTPLARVRSIAVAGVPPRIMGIGPVPATKKALERAGLTLRDIGLIELNEAFAAQSLAVLREWGLDMEDPRLNPNGGAIALGHPLGASGARILTTLVHEMRRRDVQFGLATMCIGVGQGIAVVVERV from the coding sequence ATGCCCGAAGCCTGGATCGTCCAAGCCCTAAGAACCCCCATCGGCAAGCACGGGGGTGCCCTGGCCAGCGTGCGCCCCGACGACCTCCTGGCCCATGTCCTTTCCGCCCTCATGGAGCGCTCCGGCGTGCCCAAGGAGGAGGTGGAGGACGTCTACGCCGGCTGCGCCAACCAAGCGGGGGAGGACAACCGCAACGTGGCCCGCATGGCCCTCCTCCTGGCGGGTTTCCCCGTGGAGGTGGCGGGCTGCACCGTGAACCGCCTTTGCGGCTCTGGGCTTGAGGCCGTGGCCCAGGCGGCCCGGGCCATCTGGGCCGGGGAGGGCCAGGTCTACATCGGAAGCGGCGTGGAGTCCATGTCCCGGGCTCCCTTTGTGGTGCCCAAGGCGGAAAGGCCCTTCCCCACTGGCAACCAGGTGATGTACGACACCACCCTGGGCTGGCGGCTGGTGAATCCCAGGATGCAGGCCCTCTACGGCACGGAGAGCATGGGGGAAACCGCCGAGAACCTGGCGGAGATGTACCGCATCCCCCGGGAGGAGCAGGACCGCTTCGCCTTCCTCTCCCACCAGAAGGCCCTCCGCGCCTGGGACGAGGGCCGCTTCCAAGAGGAGGTGGTCCCCGTACCGGTGAAGCGGGGCAAGGAGGAAGCCCTGGTGGCGGTGGACGAGGGTCCCAGGCGGGACACCTCCTTGGAGCGGCTGGCCCAGCTCCGGCCCGTGTTCCGGGAAGGAGGCACGGTGACCGCGGGCAACTCCAGCCCCTTAAACGACGGGGCGGCAGCGGTCCTCCTGGTCTCCGACGGCTACGCCAAGGCCCACGGCCTCACCCCCCTGGCCCGAGTGCGGAGCATCGCCGTGGCCGGGGTTCCCCCCAGAATCATGGGCATCGGGCCAGTGCCCGCCACGAAAAAGGCCCTGGAGCGGGCCGGGCTTACCTTAAGGGATATCGGCCTTATCGAGCTCAACGAGGCCTTCGCCGCCCAAAGCCTGGCGGTGCTCAGGGAGTGGGGCCTAGACATGGAGGACCCCCGCCTGAACCCCAACGGGGGGGCCATCGCCCTGGGCCACCCCCTGGGGGCCTCGGGGGCCCGGATCCTCACCACCCTGGTCCACGAGATGAGGCGGCGGGACGTGCAATTCGGCCTAGCCACCATGTGCATCGGCGTGGGGCAGGGGATTGCGGTGGTGGTGGAGCGGGTCTAG